A window of the Pyxicephalus adspersus unplaced genomic scaffold, UCB_Pads_2.0 Sca693, whole genome shotgun sequence genome harbors these coding sequences:
- the LOC140321093 gene encoding phospholipid-transporting ATPase VD-like: protein MYFLFLPNSERLPSGQEKIGLNKENLLLRGCVVRNTEAVIGIVVYAGHETKTMLNNSGPRYKRSRLERQLNSDILWCVLLLLIMCLAGAIGHWIWLMHFPEHPIFSIPEPSGQHTPPALAAFYMFWTMIILLQVLIPISLYVSIEIVKLGQIYFIQNDRDLYCEKADSMIECRALNISEDLGQVQYIFSDKTGTLTENKMVFRRCSIAGVEYSHEANAKRLQSYQDPDLHCEETLDHFSSRSASFKCKNQSPKSVRSMASNKSLNKLSASGLELRGEGDGTGSVPQPRHVAFSSPMEKDVLPDPGLERKFYKIGPKSLYLSSHCEEMSLEASYIMDFFLALAICNTVVVSLPNQPRQKVLFAPANQ from the exons atgtattttttgtttttacctaataGTGAAAGGTTGCCTTCAGGCCAGGAAAAAATTGGACtgaataaagaaaacctgttactGAGAGGATGCGTTGTGAGAAATACAGAAGCCGTCATTGGAATCGTAGTTTATGCAG GACATGAGACTAAAACGATGCTGAATAACAGTGGACCAAGATACAAGCGCAGCAGGCTGGAGAGACAGCTGAACTCGGATATATTGTGGTGTGTTCTCCTGTTGTTGATAATGTGCCTGGCTGGAGCAATCG GGCATTGGATCTGGCTGATGCATTTTCCTGAACATCCAATTTTCAGCATTCCTGAACCCAGCGGACAACACACCCCTCCAGCACTGGctgctttttacatgttttggacAATGATAATCCTTCTGcag gtGTTGATCCCAATCTCTCTCTACGTCTCCATTGAAATTGTTAAGCTGGGGCAAATCTACTTTATTCAGAATGACCGAGATTTGTATTGTGAGAAGGCTGACTCTATGATAGAGTGCAGAGCTCTGAACATTTCAGAAGACCTGGGTCAGGTGCAGTACATTTTCTCGGACAAAACTGGCACTCTTACAGAGAACAAGATGGTTTTCCGGAGATGCAGCATTGCAGGAGTGGAATATTCCCATGAAGCCAACG CCAAGCGACTTCAGTCCTATCAAGATCCTGATCTGCACTGTGAAGAAACACTAGATCATTTCTCCTCCAGAAGTGCATCCTTCAAATGCAAGAATCAAAGCCCCAAATCAGTGAGGAGCATGGCAAGCAACAAGTCATTGAACAAGCTGTCTGCAAGTGGTTTAGAACTGAGAGGAGAAGGTGATGGAACCGGTTCTGTGCCGCAACCAAGACACGTTGCATTTAGCAGTCCTATG GAGAAGGATGTGTTACCAGACCCAGGATTAGAGAGAAAGTTTTACAAAATCGGCCCCAAGTCTTTGTATCTCTCCAGTCATTGTGAAGAGATGTCACTGGAAGCCTCATACATCATGGACTTCTTTCTTGCTTTGGCTATCTGCAACACTGTGGTGGTGTCCTTACCTAATCAGCCCCGGCAGAAGGTACTGTTTGCCCCTGCTAATCAATAA